One part of the Lytechinus pictus isolate F3 Inbred chromosome 3, Lp3.0, whole genome shotgun sequence genome encodes these proteins:
- the LOC129257535 gene encoding uncharacterized protein LOC129257535 isoform X2: MSSCLCMARHGSQYLDEYYLSQLNTKLSTQVWTKFVEKAEKIAVYSRKEYVPCPAQGECDTSRFPASGEFQNGEFDIEKGIPSMKELYERFKVVTAVSQNHFEEVKPWIASIQRFMPGQEIILYNLGLNTTSLETVKNLCDVQVRTFPFRSYPKHVRNLHTYAWKPIIIDITLREFGAIFWGDSSIRLKGSLRKLLPISLNHHGYMTHFHAFDPKKTEEIKHQYFYTHPQLYDNLGVNRTEYYNSDGMAPHAAANRQLYVNSSYIQQAIVQPMLKCALEYHCISPVGARLPKHRFDASILAILIYKNLKGEWKKTNNDNRYFDEVVYLRKNNLGKEKVQTCLW, encoded by the exons ATGTCGTCTTGTCTCTGCATGGCTCGTCACGGTAGCCAGTATCTCGATGAGTATTACCTATCTCAACTCAATACCAAGTTATCAACTCAAGTCTGGAC AAAGTTTGTTGAGAAAGCTGAGAAAATAGCGGTTTACAGTAGAAAGGAATATGTTCCTTGTCCAGCTCAGGGGGAGTGCGATACCAGTCGATTCCCTGCTAGTGGTGAATTTCAG AATGGAGAATTTGATATAGAAAAAGGGATACCTTCTATGAAAGAGTTGTATGAGAGATTTAAAGTTGTGACGGCCGTATCTCAGAACCATTTTGAAGAGGTTAAACCATGGATTGCTAGTATTCAAAGGTTCATGCCAGGTCAAGAAATCATCCTCTATAACTTGGGACTTAATACGACATCTCTGGAGACG GTCAAAAATCTTTGTGATGTTCAGGTGCGAACATTTCCTTTCAGGTCGTATCCTAAACATGTCAGGAATCTACATACGTACGCATGGAAACCAATTATCATTGAC ataactCTTCGAGAGTTTGGCGCCATTTTCTGGGGAGATTCATCCATCCGGCTCAAAGGCTCCTTGCGGAAACTTCTACCAATCTCACTGAATCACCATGGATACATGACTCACTTTCACGCGTTTGATCCCAAGAAAACAGAAGAGATTAAACATCAGTACTTCTACACCCATCCCCAACTCTACGATAACCTTGGGGTTAATAGAACCGAGTACTATAATTCAGATGGCATGGCGCCACACGCTGCGGCAAATCGTCAACTCTACGTTAACAGTTCATACATCCAACAAGCTATCGTCCAACCGATGCTGAAATGTGCTTTAGAATATCACTGTATCTCGCCGGTTGGTGCCCGGTTGCCCAAGCACCGGTTTGATGCATCCATTCTGGCTATTTTAATCTACAAGAATCTCAAAGGAGAGtggaaaaaaacaaataatgacaaTCGTTACTTTGACGAGGTGGTGTATCTTCGAAAGAATAATTTGGGAAAAGAGAAAGTTCAAACGTGCTTGTGGTAA
- the LOC129257535 gene encoding uncharacterized protein LOC129257535 isoform X1 codes for MISKSFLPYGCRLVSAWLVTVASISMSITYLNSIPSYQLKSGHRKFVEKAEKIAVYSRKEYVPCPAQGECDTSRFPASGEFQNGEFDIEKGIPSMKELYERFKVVTAVSQNHFEEVKPWIASIQRFMPGQEIILYNLGLNTTSLETVKNLCDVQVRTFPFRSYPKHVRNLHTYAWKPIIIDITLREFGAIFWGDSSIRLKGSLRKLLPISLNHHGYMTHFHAFDPKKTEEIKHQYFYTHPQLYDNLGVNRTEYYNSDGMAPHAAANRQLYVNSSYIQQAIVQPMLKCALEYHCISPVGARLPKHRFDASILAILIYKNLKGEWKKTNNDNRYFDEVVYLRKNNLGKEKVQTCLW; via the exons ATGATCTCAAAGTC aTTCTTGCCGTATGGATGTCGTCTTGTCTCTGCATGGCTCGTCACGGTAGCCAGTATCTCGATGAGTATTACCTATCTCAACTCAATACCAAGTTATCAACTCAAGTCTGGAC acaGAAAGTTTGTTGAGAAAGCTGAGAAAATAGCGGTTTACAGTAGAAAGGAATATGTTCCTTGTCCAGCTCAGGGGGAGTGCGATACCAGTCGATTCCCTGCTAGTGGTGAATTTCAG AATGGAGAATTTGATATAGAAAAAGGGATACCTTCTATGAAAGAGTTGTATGAGAGATTTAAAGTTGTGACGGCCGTATCTCAGAACCATTTTGAAGAGGTTAAACCATGGATTGCTAGTATTCAAAGGTTCATGCCAGGTCAAGAAATCATCCTCTATAACTTGGGACTTAATACGACATCTCTGGAGACG GTCAAAAATCTTTGTGATGTTCAGGTGCGAACATTTCCTTTCAGGTCGTATCCTAAACATGTCAGGAATCTACATACGTACGCATGGAAACCAATTATCATTGAC ataactCTTCGAGAGTTTGGCGCCATTTTCTGGGGAGATTCATCCATCCGGCTCAAAGGCTCCTTGCGGAAACTTCTACCAATCTCACTGAATCACCATGGATACATGACTCACTTTCACGCGTTTGATCCCAAGAAAACAGAAGAGATTAAACATCAGTACTTCTACACCCATCCCCAACTCTACGATAACCTTGGGGTTAATAGAACCGAGTACTATAATTCAGATGGCATGGCGCCACACGCTGCGGCAAATCGTCAACTCTACGTTAACAGTTCATACATCCAACAAGCTATCGTCCAACCGATGCTGAAATGTGCTTTAGAATATCACTGTATCTCGCCGGTTGGTGCCCGGTTGCCCAAGCACCGGTTTGATGCATCCATTCTGGCTATTTTAATCTACAAGAATCTCAAAGGAGAGtggaaaaaaacaaataatgacaaTCGTTACTTTGACGAGGTGGTGTATCTTCGAAAGAATAATTTGGGAAAAGAGAAAGTTCAAACGTGCTTGTGGTAA
- the LOC129256425 gene encoding uncharacterized protein LOC129256425: protein MYHPHTMKLFQDFYRVLILMIILTIPLFVFILRDYEINVTIVRTSHAIGIKSTEHQKSTIHTTIMQTGLRTPGIELETDDRLHGNETNDARRDLNNAGAVNFTLNLPIDLEEHTPSIDELYQRIAIVSAFSQNHYLEALSFIASAQKYMPDKKIIIYDLGIKESVIPKVKKLCNVELRSFPWQSYPDHVKNLHNYAWKPIIIDITLREFGAIFWGDASIRFKTSLKDLIPASTRHHGYMSHWHSFDPKTNTKVRHQYYFTHPDMYASLDVDRRKYYASRNEAAYPAANRQLYINGSVIQRAVVQPMLRCSLKLHCIAPEGSKIGEHRYDASLLAILVYKNMKKEWTPQNNDNAIFDRTIDIQRSTKGHEKARTCANQ from the exons ATGt ATCATCCCCACACAATGAAGCTGTTTCAAGACTTCTACCGGGTTTTAATCTTAATGATTATTTTGACCATCCCTCTATTCGTATTCATCTTAAgagattatgaaataaatg TAACAATAGTTCGTACTTCACACGCCATCGGAATAAAATCGACGGAACACCAGAAATCTACTATACATACTACTATCATGCAAACGGGTCTGCGGACACCCGGTATCGAGCTTGAAACAGACGATCGTCTCCATGGTAACGAAACCAACGATGCACGGAGAGATTTGAATAATGCTGGTGCGGTGAACTTCACG CTTAATTTACCTATTGATTTGGAAGAACACACGCCCTCTATCGACGAATTATATCAGAGGATAGCAATCGTTTCTGCCTTCTCCCAAAACCATTATCTCGAGGCATTATCCTTCATCGCCAGTGCTCAAAAATACATGCCTGATAAAAAGATAATCATCTACGATCTCGGAATAAAAGAATCAGTTATACCTAAG GTTAAAAAGTTGTGCAACGTAGAACTTCGATCATTTCCTTGGCAGTCATATCCAGATCACGTTAAGAACCTACACAATTACGCTTGGAAACCTATCATAATAGAT ATTACATTGAGAGAATTCGGTGCCATCTTCTGGGGCGATGCGTCTATTCGTTTTAAAACCTCTTTGAAGGATTTAATACCCGCATCCACACGTCACCATGGATACATGAGTCACTGGCATAGCTTCGATCCGAAAACCAACACTAAAGTAAGACATCAATACTATTTCACACATCCCGATATGTACGCCAGCTTGGATGTTGACAGAAGGAAATACTATGCATCCAGAAACGAGGCTGCTTACCCAGCGGCAAATCGGCAGCTTTACATCAACGGCTCGGTGATACAGCGCGCCGTTGTTCAGCCGATGTTGAGATGTTCGTTAAAACTTCATTGCATTGCTCCTGAAGGCTCGAAGATAGGAGAACACCGTTACGACGCGTCTTTACTCGCCATCCTGGTatacaaaaacatgaaaaaggaaTGGACTCCACAAAATAACGACAACGCCATTTTCGACCGGACGATCGATATTCAGAGGAGTACTAAAGGACACGAAAAAGCCCGGACATGTGCAAATCAATGA